A DNA window from Phyllostomus discolor isolate MPI-MPIP mPhyDis1 chromosome X, mPhyDis1.pri.v3, whole genome shotgun sequence contains the following coding sequences:
- the CCDC120 gene encoding coiled-coil domain-containing protein 120 isoform X1, with protein sequence MGWPSPWPGRLGHCLVGGGLGSCHCTHCSLPQPVGSGPGGDNYFFQALSRQKPQPLNSIRMEVKGQLISSPTFNASAALFGEAAPQVKSERLRGLLDRQRALQEALSLKLQELRKVCLQEAELTGQLPPECPLEPGERPQLVRRRPPAARAYPPPPPNPTHHSLCPAEELALEALEREVSVQQQIAAAARRLALAPELSAEQRRRRRQVQADALRRLHELEEQLRDLRAHLGLPVLPLSTGAVITAQGVCLGTRLAQLSQDDVVLHSESSSLSESGASHDNEEPRGCFPLAERPSPPKTWDQLRAVSGGSPERRTPWKPPPSDLYGDLKSRRNSVASPTSPTRSLPRSASSFEGRSVPATPVLTRGTGPQLCKPEGLHSRQWSSSQDSQMGFPRSDPVSDRASLFAARTRRSNSSEALLVDRAAAGGAGSPPAPLVPPATGPPVCKSSEVLYERPQPVPAFSSRTAGPPDPPRAARPSSAAPASRGPPRLPPVCGDFLLDYSLDRGLPRGIGGPGSGELLPTAEVPGPFSRRDGLLTMFPGPPPVYVADGSSPLLRSKDPHTRATRTKPCGLPLEAAEGPEAHPNPLLWMPPPTRIPPAGERSGHKSLALEGLRDWYIRNSGVAAVPQRRPVFSHIGPQHPPFLHSRCYEVGQALYGTPNQAPLPHSRSFTAPPVSSRYYVDFLYPPELSARLSDLTLEGEQSSSSDPQTPGTLV encoded by the exons ATGGGCTGGCCcagtccctggccaggtaggcTGGGCCATTGCTTAGTGGGAGGTGGCCTAGGCAGCTGCCACTGCACTCACTGCTCACTGCCACAACCAGTTGGATCCGGGCCTGGTGGAGACAACTATTTTTTTCAG GCCTTGTCCCGCCAAAAGCCACAGCCTCTCAACAGCATCAGGATGGAAGTCAAAGGTCAGCTGATCAGTTCTCCCACTTTCAATGCCTCAG CTGCCCTGTTCGGAGAGGCTGCTCCCCAGGTGAAGTCAGAACGTCTGAGGGGACTGCTAGACCGGCAGCGGGCTCTGCAGGAGGCCTTGAGCTTGAAGCTTCAGGAGCTACGCAAAGTGTGCCTCCAAGAGGCG gaGTTAACTGGCCAACTGCCCCCTGAGTGCCCACTGGAGCCTGGTGAACGGCCCCAGTTGGTCCGCCGGCGGCCCCCTGCAGCAAGAGCCTATCCTCCACCGCCCCCCAACCCAACACACCACTCCTTGTGCCCTGCTGAG GAGCTGGCTCTCGAGGCTCTGGAACGCGAGGTGTCAGTGCAGCAGCAGATTGCGGCAGCTGCCCGTCGCCTGGCCTTGGCCCCTGAGCTGAGTGCTGAGCAGCGCCGGCGCCGGCGCCAGGTCCAAGCAGATGCTCTGCGGAGGCTGCATGAGCTGGAGGAGCAGCTCAGGGACCTCCGAGCCCACCTTGGCCTCCCGGTGCTCCCACTGTCCACAGGGGCAGTTATCACCGCCCAGGGTGTCTGCCTGGGCACGCGTCTTGCTCAGCTTAGCCAAG atGATGTAGTTCTGCACTCGGAGAGCAGCTCCCTCTCAGAGTCTGGGGCTAGCCATGATAATG AGGAACCTCGTGGCTGCTTCCCTCTGGCTGAGCGTCCCTCACCACCCAAGACCTGGGACCAGCTGCGGGCAGTATCTGGGGGCAGCCCTGAGCGGCGAACACCATGGAAACCACCCCCATCAGACCTTTATGGGGACCTGAAGAGCCGACGGAACTCTGTGGCCAGCCCCACCAG CCCCACACGCTCGCTGCCCAGGAGTGCCTCCAGTTTTGAGGGGCGAAGTGTGCCTGCCACCCCTGTCCTCACCCGGGGCACTGGCCCCCAGCTGTGCAA ACCTGAAGGCCTCCATTCTCGCCAGTGGTCTAGCAGCCAGGACTCCCAGATGGGCTTTCCCCGGTCGGACCCGGTCTCGGACCGCGCCTCACTCTTTGCAGCTCGCACCCGCCGCAGCAACAGCTCTGAGGCCCTGCTAGTGGACCGCGCAGCTGCAGGGGGAGCTGGCTCCCCACCTGCACCTCTGGTTCCCCCTGCCACTGGTCCCCCCGTCTGCAAGAGCAGTGAGGTGCTGTATGAGCGCCCCCAGCCggtccctgccttctcctcccgCACAGCTGGTCCCCCAGACCCTCCCCGGGCTGCCCGGCCCAGCTCAGCTGCCCCTGCCTCCCGTGGGCCCCCCCGGCTCCCACCTGTGTGTGGGGACTTCCTCTTGGACTATTCCCTGGACCGGGGCCTGCCCCGCGGTATTGGTGGGCCAGGCTCAGGGGAGCTGCTGCCTACAGCTGAGGTCCCAGGACCCTTCTCCCGCCGGGATGGGCTCCTCACCATGTTCCCAGGCCCACCACCTGTGTATGTAGCTGACGGCAGCAGCCCCCTCCTTCGCAGCAAAGACCCCCACACCCGTGCCACCCGCACCAAGCCGTGTGGCCTGCCCCTGGAGgctgcagagggcccagaggcgcATCCAAACCCTCTGCTATGGATGCCTCCACCCACCCGTATCCCTCCAGCTGGTGAGCGCAGTGGCCACAAGAGCCTTGCCCTGGAGGGGCTTCGGGACTGGTACATCCGGAACTCGGGAGTGGCTGCGGTGCCCCAGCGTCGGCCAGTGTTCTCCCACATAGGCCCACAACACCCACCCTTCCTCCATTCCCGCTGCTATGAGGTGGGCCAGGCGCTGTATGGGACCCCCAACCAGGCACCCCTCCCGCACTCGAGGAGTTTCACGGCGCCCCCTGTCTCCAGCAG ATACTACGTGGACTTCCTGTACCCCCCGGAGCTGAGCGCTCGGTTAAGTGACCTGACGCTAGAGGGGGAGCAGTCCTCCAGTTCTGACCCTCAGACCCCGGGGACACTGGTCTGA
- the PRAF2 gene encoding PRA1 family protein 2 — protein MSEVRLPPLRALDDFILGSARLAAPDPCDLQRWCHRVINNLLYYQTNYLVCFGFGLTLAGYVRPLHTLLSALVVAVALGVLVWAAESRAAVRRCRRSHPAACLAAVLAVGLLILWAVGGACTFLLSIAGPVLLILVHASLRLRNLKNKIENKIESIGLKRTPMGLLLEALGQEQEAGS, from the exons ATGTCGGAGGTGCGGCTGCCACCACTACGCGCCTTGGATGACTTCATTCTGGGGTCCGCGCGTCTGGCGGCCCCGGATCCATGCGACCTGCAGCGATGGTGCCATCGCGTCATCAACAACCTCCTCTACTACCAAACCAACTACCTTGTCTGCTTTGGCTTCGGTCTTACGCTggctgg GTACGTTCGCCCGCTGCACACCCTCCTAAGCGCACTGGTGGTGGCGGTGGCCCTCGGGGTGCTGGTGTGGGCGGCTGAGAGTCGCGCAGCCGTGCGCCGCTGCCGCCGCAGTCACCCCGCCGCCTGCCTGGCCGCGGTGCTTGCCGTTGGCCTCCTGATTCTCTGGGCAGTGGGCGGCGCTTGCACCTTCCTGCTCAGCATTGCCGGGCCTGTGCTTT TGATCCTGGTGCACGCCTCGCTACGCCTGCGCAACCTCAAGAACAAGATTGAGAACAAGATTGAGAGCATTGGTCTCAAGCGGACACCAATGGGGCTGCTACTGGAGGCACTGGGACAAGAGCAGGAGGCTGGATCCTAG
- the CCDC120 gene encoding coiled-coil domain-containing protein 120 isoform X3: MEVKGQLISSPTFNASAALFGEAAPQVKSERLRGLLDRQRALQEALSLKLQELRKVCLQEAELTGQLPPECPLEPGERPQLVRRRPPAARAYPPPPPNPTHHSLCPAEELALEALEREVSVQQQIAAAARRLALAPELSAEQRRRRRQVQADALRRLHELEEQLRDLRAHLGLPVLPLSTGAVITAQGVCLGTRLAQLSQDDVVLHSESSSLSESGASHDNEEPRGCFPLAERPSPPKTWDQLRAVSGGSPERRTPWKPPPSDLYGDLKSRRNSVASPTSPTRSLPRSASSFEGRSVPATPVLTRGTGPQLCKPEGLHSRQWSSSQDSQMGFPRSDPVSDRASLFAARTRRSNSSEALLVDRAAAGGAGSPPAPLVPPATGPPVCKSSEVLYERPQPVPAFSSRTAGPPDPPRAARPSSAAPASRGPPRLPPVCGDFLLDYSLDRGLPRGIGGPGSGELLPTAEVPGPFSRRDGLLTMFPGPPPVYVADGSSPLLRSKDPHTRATRTKPCGLPLEAAEGPEAHPNPLLWMPPPTRIPPAGERSGHKSLALEGLRDWYIRNSGVAAVPQRRPVFSHIGPQHPPFLHSRCYEVGQALYGTPNQAPLPHSRSFTAPPVSSRYYVDFLYPPELSARLSDLTLEGEQSSSSDPQTPGTLV; encoded by the exons ATGGAAGTCAAAGGTCAGCTGATCAGTTCTCCCACTTTCAATGCCTCAG CTGCCCTGTTCGGAGAGGCTGCTCCCCAGGTGAAGTCAGAACGTCTGAGGGGACTGCTAGACCGGCAGCGGGCTCTGCAGGAGGCCTTGAGCTTGAAGCTTCAGGAGCTACGCAAAGTGTGCCTCCAAGAGGCG gaGTTAACTGGCCAACTGCCCCCTGAGTGCCCACTGGAGCCTGGTGAACGGCCCCAGTTGGTCCGCCGGCGGCCCCCTGCAGCAAGAGCCTATCCTCCACCGCCCCCCAACCCAACACACCACTCCTTGTGCCCTGCTGAG GAGCTGGCTCTCGAGGCTCTGGAACGCGAGGTGTCAGTGCAGCAGCAGATTGCGGCAGCTGCCCGTCGCCTGGCCTTGGCCCCTGAGCTGAGTGCTGAGCAGCGCCGGCGCCGGCGCCAGGTCCAAGCAGATGCTCTGCGGAGGCTGCATGAGCTGGAGGAGCAGCTCAGGGACCTCCGAGCCCACCTTGGCCTCCCGGTGCTCCCACTGTCCACAGGGGCAGTTATCACCGCCCAGGGTGTCTGCCTGGGCACGCGTCTTGCTCAGCTTAGCCAAG atGATGTAGTTCTGCACTCGGAGAGCAGCTCCCTCTCAGAGTCTGGGGCTAGCCATGATAATG AGGAACCTCGTGGCTGCTTCCCTCTGGCTGAGCGTCCCTCACCACCCAAGACCTGGGACCAGCTGCGGGCAGTATCTGGGGGCAGCCCTGAGCGGCGAACACCATGGAAACCACCCCCATCAGACCTTTATGGGGACCTGAAGAGCCGACGGAACTCTGTGGCCAGCCCCACCAG CCCCACACGCTCGCTGCCCAGGAGTGCCTCCAGTTTTGAGGGGCGAAGTGTGCCTGCCACCCCTGTCCTCACCCGGGGCACTGGCCCCCAGCTGTGCAA ACCTGAAGGCCTCCATTCTCGCCAGTGGTCTAGCAGCCAGGACTCCCAGATGGGCTTTCCCCGGTCGGACCCGGTCTCGGACCGCGCCTCACTCTTTGCAGCTCGCACCCGCCGCAGCAACAGCTCTGAGGCCCTGCTAGTGGACCGCGCAGCTGCAGGGGGAGCTGGCTCCCCACCTGCACCTCTGGTTCCCCCTGCCACTGGTCCCCCCGTCTGCAAGAGCAGTGAGGTGCTGTATGAGCGCCCCCAGCCggtccctgccttctcctcccgCACAGCTGGTCCCCCAGACCCTCCCCGGGCTGCCCGGCCCAGCTCAGCTGCCCCTGCCTCCCGTGGGCCCCCCCGGCTCCCACCTGTGTGTGGGGACTTCCTCTTGGACTATTCCCTGGACCGGGGCCTGCCCCGCGGTATTGGTGGGCCAGGCTCAGGGGAGCTGCTGCCTACAGCTGAGGTCCCAGGACCCTTCTCCCGCCGGGATGGGCTCCTCACCATGTTCCCAGGCCCACCACCTGTGTATGTAGCTGACGGCAGCAGCCCCCTCCTTCGCAGCAAAGACCCCCACACCCGTGCCACCCGCACCAAGCCGTGTGGCCTGCCCCTGGAGgctgcagagggcccagaggcgcATCCAAACCCTCTGCTATGGATGCCTCCACCCACCCGTATCCCTCCAGCTGGTGAGCGCAGTGGCCACAAGAGCCTTGCCCTGGAGGGGCTTCGGGACTGGTACATCCGGAACTCGGGAGTGGCTGCGGTGCCCCAGCGTCGGCCAGTGTTCTCCCACATAGGCCCACAACACCCACCCTTCCTCCATTCCCGCTGCTATGAGGTGGGCCAGGCGCTGTATGGGACCCCCAACCAGGCACCCCTCCCGCACTCGAGGAGTTTCACGGCGCCCCCTGTCTCCAGCAG ATACTACGTGGACTTCCTGTACCCCCCGGAGCTGAGCGCTCGGTTAAGTGACCTGACGCTAGAGGGGGAGCAGTCCTCCAGTTCTGACCCTCAGACCCCGGGGACACTGGTCTGA
- the CCDC120 gene encoding coiled-coil domain-containing protein 120 isoform X2, producing the protein MGWPSPWPGRLGHCLVGGGLGSCHCTHCSLPQPVGSGPGGDNYFFQALSRQKPQPLNSIRMEVKGQLISSPTFNASAALFGEAAPQVKSERLRGLLDRQRALQEALSLKLQELRKVCLQEAELTGQLPPECPLEPGERPQLVRRRPPAARAYPPPPPNPTHHSLCPAEELALEALEREVSVQQQIAAAARRLALAPELSAEQRRRRRQVQADALRRLHELEEQLRDLRAHLGLPVLPLSTGAVITAQGVCLGTRLAQLSQEEPRGCFPLAERPSPPKTWDQLRAVSGGSPERRTPWKPPPSDLYGDLKSRRNSVASPTSPTRSLPRSASSFEGRSVPATPVLTRGTGPQLCKPEGLHSRQWSSSQDSQMGFPRSDPVSDRASLFAARTRRSNSSEALLVDRAAAGGAGSPPAPLVPPATGPPVCKSSEVLYERPQPVPAFSSRTAGPPDPPRAARPSSAAPASRGPPRLPPVCGDFLLDYSLDRGLPRGIGGPGSGELLPTAEVPGPFSRRDGLLTMFPGPPPVYVADGSSPLLRSKDPHTRATRTKPCGLPLEAAEGPEAHPNPLLWMPPPTRIPPAGERSGHKSLALEGLRDWYIRNSGVAAVPQRRPVFSHIGPQHPPFLHSRCYEVGQALYGTPNQAPLPHSRSFTAPPVSSRYYVDFLYPPELSARLSDLTLEGEQSSSSDPQTPGTLV; encoded by the exons ATGGGCTGGCCcagtccctggccaggtaggcTGGGCCATTGCTTAGTGGGAGGTGGCCTAGGCAGCTGCCACTGCACTCACTGCTCACTGCCACAACCAGTTGGATCCGGGCCTGGTGGAGACAACTATTTTTTTCAG GCCTTGTCCCGCCAAAAGCCACAGCCTCTCAACAGCATCAGGATGGAAGTCAAAGGTCAGCTGATCAGTTCTCCCACTTTCAATGCCTCAG CTGCCCTGTTCGGAGAGGCTGCTCCCCAGGTGAAGTCAGAACGTCTGAGGGGACTGCTAGACCGGCAGCGGGCTCTGCAGGAGGCCTTGAGCTTGAAGCTTCAGGAGCTACGCAAAGTGTGCCTCCAAGAGGCG gaGTTAACTGGCCAACTGCCCCCTGAGTGCCCACTGGAGCCTGGTGAACGGCCCCAGTTGGTCCGCCGGCGGCCCCCTGCAGCAAGAGCCTATCCTCCACCGCCCCCCAACCCAACACACCACTCCTTGTGCCCTGCTGAG GAGCTGGCTCTCGAGGCTCTGGAACGCGAGGTGTCAGTGCAGCAGCAGATTGCGGCAGCTGCCCGTCGCCTGGCCTTGGCCCCTGAGCTGAGTGCTGAGCAGCGCCGGCGCCGGCGCCAGGTCCAAGCAGATGCTCTGCGGAGGCTGCATGAGCTGGAGGAGCAGCTCAGGGACCTCCGAGCCCACCTTGGCCTCCCGGTGCTCCCACTGTCCACAGGGGCAGTTATCACCGCCCAGGGTGTCTGCCTGGGCACGCGTCTTGCTCAGCTTAGCCAAG AGGAACCTCGTGGCTGCTTCCCTCTGGCTGAGCGTCCCTCACCACCCAAGACCTGGGACCAGCTGCGGGCAGTATCTGGGGGCAGCCCTGAGCGGCGAACACCATGGAAACCACCCCCATCAGACCTTTATGGGGACCTGAAGAGCCGACGGAACTCTGTGGCCAGCCCCACCAG CCCCACACGCTCGCTGCCCAGGAGTGCCTCCAGTTTTGAGGGGCGAAGTGTGCCTGCCACCCCTGTCCTCACCCGGGGCACTGGCCCCCAGCTGTGCAA ACCTGAAGGCCTCCATTCTCGCCAGTGGTCTAGCAGCCAGGACTCCCAGATGGGCTTTCCCCGGTCGGACCCGGTCTCGGACCGCGCCTCACTCTTTGCAGCTCGCACCCGCCGCAGCAACAGCTCTGAGGCCCTGCTAGTGGACCGCGCAGCTGCAGGGGGAGCTGGCTCCCCACCTGCACCTCTGGTTCCCCCTGCCACTGGTCCCCCCGTCTGCAAGAGCAGTGAGGTGCTGTATGAGCGCCCCCAGCCggtccctgccttctcctcccgCACAGCTGGTCCCCCAGACCCTCCCCGGGCTGCCCGGCCCAGCTCAGCTGCCCCTGCCTCCCGTGGGCCCCCCCGGCTCCCACCTGTGTGTGGGGACTTCCTCTTGGACTATTCCCTGGACCGGGGCCTGCCCCGCGGTATTGGTGGGCCAGGCTCAGGGGAGCTGCTGCCTACAGCTGAGGTCCCAGGACCCTTCTCCCGCCGGGATGGGCTCCTCACCATGTTCCCAGGCCCACCACCTGTGTATGTAGCTGACGGCAGCAGCCCCCTCCTTCGCAGCAAAGACCCCCACACCCGTGCCACCCGCACCAAGCCGTGTGGCCTGCCCCTGGAGgctgcagagggcccagaggcgcATCCAAACCCTCTGCTATGGATGCCTCCACCCACCCGTATCCCTCCAGCTGGTGAGCGCAGTGGCCACAAGAGCCTTGCCCTGGAGGGGCTTCGGGACTGGTACATCCGGAACTCGGGAGTGGCTGCGGTGCCCCAGCGTCGGCCAGTGTTCTCCCACATAGGCCCACAACACCCACCCTTCCTCCATTCCCGCTGCTATGAGGTGGGCCAGGCGCTGTATGGGACCCCCAACCAGGCACCCCTCCCGCACTCGAGGAGTTTCACGGCGCCCCCTGTCTCCAGCAG ATACTACGTGGACTTCCTGTACCCCCCGGAGCTGAGCGCTCGGTTAAGTGACCTGACGCTAGAGGGGGAGCAGTCCTCCAGTTCTGACCCTCAGACCCCGGGGACACTGGTCTGA
- the CCDC120 gene encoding coiled-coil domain-containing protein 120 isoform X4, with translation MEVKAALFGEAAPQVKSERLRGLLDRQRALQEALSLKLQELRKVCLQEAELTGQLPPECPLEPGERPQLVRRRPPAARAYPPPPPNPTHHSLCPAEELALEALEREVSVQQQIAAAARRLALAPELSAEQRRRRRQVQADALRRLHELEEQLRDLRAHLGLPVLPLSTGAVITAQGVCLGTRLAQLSQDDVVLHSESSSLSESGASHDNEEPRGCFPLAERPSPPKTWDQLRAVSGGSPERRTPWKPPPSDLYGDLKSRRNSVASPTSPTRSLPRSASSFEGRSVPATPVLTRGTGPQLCKPEGLHSRQWSSSQDSQMGFPRSDPVSDRASLFAARTRRSNSSEALLVDRAAAGGAGSPPAPLVPPATGPPVCKSSEVLYERPQPVPAFSSRTAGPPDPPRAARPSSAAPASRGPPRLPPVCGDFLLDYSLDRGLPRGIGGPGSGELLPTAEVPGPFSRRDGLLTMFPGPPPVYVADGSSPLLRSKDPHTRATRTKPCGLPLEAAEGPEAHPNPLLWMPPPTRIPPAGERSGHKSLALEGLRDWYIRNSGVAAVPQRRPVFSHIGPQHPPFLHSRCYEVGQALYGTPNQAPLPHSRSFTAPPVSSRYYVDFLYPPELSARLSDLTLEGEQSSSSDPQTPGTLV, from the exons ATGGAAGTCAAAG CTGCCCTGTTCGGAGAGGCTGCTCCCCAGGTGAAGTCAGAACGTCTGAGGGGACTGCTAGACCGGCAGCGGGCTCTGCAGGAGGCCTTGAGCTTGAAGCTTCAGGAGCTACGCAAAGTGTGCCTCCAAGAGGCG gaGTTAACTGGCCAACTGCCCCCTGAGTGCCCACTGGAGCCTGGTGAACGGCCCCAGTTGGTCCGCCGGCGGCCCCCTGCAGCAAGAGCCTATCCTCCACCGCCCCCCAACCCAACACACCACTCCTTGTGCCCTGCTGAG GAGCTGGCTCTCGAGGCTCTGGAACGCGAGGTGTCAGTGCAGCAGCAGATTGCGGCAGCTGCCCGTCGCCTGGCCTTGGCCCCTGAGCTGAGTGCTGAGCAGCGCCGGCGCCGGCGCCAGGTCCAAGCAGATGCTCTGCGGAGGCTGCATGAGCTGGAGGAGCAGCTCAGGGACCTCCGAGCCCACCTTGGCCTCCCGGTGCTCCCACTGTCCACAGGGGCAGTTATCACCGCCCAGGGTGTCTGCCTGGGCACGCGTCTTGCTCAGCTTAGCCAAG atGATGTAGTTCTGCACTCGGAGAGCAGCTCCCTCTCAGAGTCTGGGGCTAGCCATGATAATG AGGAACCTCGTGGCTGCTTCCCTCTGGCTGAGCGTCCCTCACCACCCAAGACCTGGGACCAGCTGCGGGCAGTATCTGGGGGCAGCCCTGAGCGGCGAACACCATGGAAACCACCCCCATCAGACCTTTATGGGGACCTGAAGAGCCGACGGAACTCTGTGGCCAGCCCCACCAG CCCCACACGCTCGCTGCCCAGGAGTGCCTCCAGTTTTGAGGGGCGAAGTGTGCCTGCCACCCCTGTCCTCACCCGGGGCACTGGCCCCCAGCTGTGCAA ACCTGAAGGCCTCCATTCTCGCCAGTGGTCTAGCAGCCAGGACTCCCAGATGGGCTTTCCCCGGTCGGACCCGGTCTCGGACCGCGCCTCACTCTTTGCAGCTCGCACCCGCCGCAGCAACAGCTCTGAGGCCCTGCTAGTGGACCGCGCAGCTGCAGGGGGAGCTGGCTCCCCACCTGCACCTCTGGTTCCCCCTGCCACTGGTCCCCCCGTCTGCAAGAGCAGTGAGGTGCTGTATGAGCGCCCCCAGCCggtccctgccttctcctcccgCACAGCTGGTCCCCCAGACCCTCCCCGGGCTGCCCGGCCCAGCTCAGCTGCCCCTGCCTCCCGTGGGCCCCCCCGGCTCCCACCTGTGTGTGGGGACTTCCTCTTGGACTATTCCCTGGACCGGGGCCTGCCCCGCGGTATTGGTGGGCCAGGCTCAGGGGAGCTGCTGCCTACAGCTGAGGTCCCAGGACCCTTCTCCCGCCGGGATGGGCTCCTCACCATGTTCCCAGGCCCACCACCTGTGTATGTAGCTGACGGCAGCAGCCCCCTCCTTCGCAGCAAAGACCCCCACACCCGTGCCACCCGCACCAAGCCGTGTGGCCTGCCCCTGGAGgctgcagagggcccagaggcgcATCCAAACCCTCTGCTATGGATGCCTCCACCCACCCGTATCCCTCCAGCTGGTGAGCGCAGTGGCCACAAGAGCCTTGCCCTGGAGGGGCTTCGGGACTGGTACATCCGGAACTCGGGAGTGGCTGCGGTGCCCCAGCGTCGGCCAGTGTTCTCCCACATAGGCCCACAACACCCACCCTTCCTCCATTCCCGCTGCTATGAGGTGGGCCAGGCGCTGTATGGGACCCCCAACCAGGCACCCCTCCCGCACTCGAGGAGTTTCACGGCGCCCCCTGTCTCCAGCAG ATACTACGTGGACTTCCTGTACCCCCCGGAGCTGAGCGCTCGGTTAAGTGACCTGACGCTAGAGGGGGAGCAGTCCTCCAGTTCTGACCCTCAGACCCCGGGGACACTGGTCTGA